A region of the Amycolatopsis sp. cg13 genome:
GTGAAGTGACGAGCGCGCCAAGCCTGGCGACGCTGTACCCGAAAGCCCTGCTGCGCCGAGGCGGCGGCTCGACCCTGCCGACTACGGAGTTGGTGCGCCCCGAGGTCGTCGTAGACCCGGCACATGTCGCGGCCTACAACGAAGTCTGCGGATTCCGCTTCTCGGACGAGCTGCCCGCGACGTATCCGCACATGCTGGTCTTCGGACTGCAGATGGCGTTGATGACCGAACCGGGTTTCCCGTTCCCGCTGCTGGGTTTGGTGCACGTCGAGAACCGGATTACGCAACACCGCCCGTTGCTGCTCGGCGAGACGTTCCGGGTGAGCGTGCGCGCGGAAAACCTGCGCCCGCACGAAAAAGGCACCCAGTTCGACATGGTGAGCGAGGTTCACTCCGGCGCGGACACCGTGTGGAGCGAGGTATCGACTTATCTCCGCCGCACCGGTTCGGGCTCGGGTCCGTCGGGCCCGCGCACCCAGCTGACGCCCCCGAAGCCGTCCGCGTTGTGGCACGTTCCGGGCGACATCGGCCGCCGCTACGCCGAGGTTTCCGGCGACCGCAACCCAATCCACCTGCACCCGCTGACCGCGCGCCTGTTCGGCTTCCCGAAGGCGATCGCGCACGGCATGTGGACGAAGGCGCACGCGCT
Encoded here:
- a CDS encoding MaoC/PaaZ C-terminal domain-containing protein, with protein sequence MAVREVTSAPSLATLYPKALLRRGGGSTLPTTELVRPEVVVDPAHVAAYNEVCGFRFSDELPATYPHMLVFGLQMALMTEPGFPFPLLGLVHVENRITQHRPLLLGETFRVSVRAENLRPHEKGTQFDMVSEVHSGADTVWSEVSTYLRRTGSGSGPSGPRTQLTPPKPSALWHVPGDIGRRYAEVSGDRNPIHLHPLTARLFGFPKAIAHGMWTKAHALASFEGRLPDAYTVAVRFKQPVLLPGRAAFTTWQTDDGWAFELWHARKPKPHLDGVISAL